The Streptomyces sp. NBC_01408 DNA segment TCACGGCCCTGATGCCGCCCTGGGACGTGGCGGCCGTCCGCACCGCGGCCGCGACCGCGCCGAGCGCCGAACAGCAGGCCGTACTGGAACGCGAGGTCGCCGCCTACCGGGGCGTCCTCGCGGGCGGCGGACGCCTCGCCCTGGGCACCGACGCGCCCCTCACCCCGGTCGGCCTCCACCTGCACCTGGCCCTGCGCGCCCTGCACCAGTACGGGCTGACCGCGGCGGAGGCACTCACCACCGTCACCCGCACCCCGGCCCGGGTCTTCGGTGTCGCGGACCGCCTCGGCACGGTCGAACCGGGCCGGATCGCCGACCTCACCCTCGTCGACGGCGACCCCTTCACCGACTTCGCCGACCTGATCCGCGTACGGGCGACCGTACGCGGCGGAACCGTGTGGGAACGGGCCGTCCTGGAAACCGCGTTCACCCGGACCGCGGCCCCCGCCGCGCCGGCCGGCGACTGGCGCGACGTCCTGCACCAGATGCTGCGCGACGGCTGCTGCACCGCCGGTGCCTAGTGCTGTCACCGCCCGCGGGGAGGTACCGGGGGTGTCCGCCGCGTGATCGCCCCGGCGGCCGGGTTTCCGGTCAGGAGGCGGGCCGCCGGGCACGGGCGGGGTGGCTCAGGGCCTGCTGGCCTCCCGAGGCCAGCATCCGGACCTCGCCCTGGTCGCTGATCTCGGCGCGGATGATCCCGGTGTCGTCGGCGTAGACCGGATGGCCGCCCGGACCCGTCCGCTCCGTGCGCGTGACGACCACGGTGTCCGCGGACTCCGCCGAACCGTCGTCCTCGAACACCAACTCATAGCGATCCTCACGGTCCTCGCCCACCACGTACCTCCAGATCCCCGCCGTCGCGCGGACCGCGCCGAAGGGCCGCGTACCAACGTGCCCCATGGCCCCCGACGACAGCACGCGCCACGCGGCACCGGGACCCGACCGGGGGACACTCCCCGCCCCGGAATCCTGTCGACGGCATCCGTCCCCCCGACTAGCCTCGGCCCCATGAGCACCCTGCAGACGATCCACGGCGTACCCGTCCTGATATGCGGCTCCGAGGGCGAGAGGATCAGCGGTGAAGGCGACGTCATGGACCTCATCGGCAACGCCATGTACCAGGGGGTCCAGTGGATCGCCATCCCCGCCGAGCGCTTCGACGAGACCTTCTTCCGGCTGAGCACCCGGGTCGCCGGTGACGTCGTCCAGAAGTTCGTGAACTACCGCGTGGGGCTCGCCGTCCTCGGCGACATCTCCCGCCACACGACGAACAGTCCGGCACTGCGCGACTTCGTCCGCGAGTGCAACCGCGGCCGCCAGACCTGGTTCCTCACCGACGCCGCGGAACTGCACGACCGTCTCGGGCCCCCGGCCGCTTCAGAGGCCTGACCCGCGCCGGACCTGGAGCACATCAGGCGTCAGATCGTCCTCCAGGGCGAGGCCGGCCGCCGTGAGTTCCTCGGCGAGGGCCCTCCGGGTCAGCGGCCACAGGAGGAAGGACTCCCGGGCATGGCGCAGCATCCGGCCCTGACGGCACACCAGGTACGTGTAGTCGTAGCGGATCCGGCCGTCCTCGGCGCGCTGGGTGAGCTGCCCGCGGTAGGTGTCGATGCCGAGGCGGACCTCACCCAGCCCGCGCCGGACGGGCTGCGCGGGGAGACCGGCCGGTGGACGGTCCAGGAAGAGCAGCCCGCCGGGCACCAGCAGATCGGCCAGCACCCGCCACAGCGCGCGCCGCTCGGCGGGCGGCAGGCAGGGCACCATCCGCAGGCACACGGCCAGGTCGGCCTGGCCGCGCAGCGACAGTTCGAGGGCGGAGCAGGCGTGCACCGTCACCCGGTCCCCGGCGGAGCCGCCCGCCGGCGGGTGCAGCCGGGAGAGCAGGACGGCCCGCATGGCGGCCGCCGGCTCGACGGCGTGCACCGGTACGGTCGACGCGCCGATCAGTACCTCGGTGACCAGGCCGGTACCCGCGCCGACCTCGACGATCCCGACCCGGGCGGCAGCCGCCGGAGCCGCCAGGGCGAGCGCGTGCCGGTGG contains these protein-coding regions:
- a CDS encoding DUF6296 family protein, yielding MGEDREDRYELVFEDDGSAESADTVVVTRTERTGPGGHPVYADDTGIIRAEISDQGEVRMLASGGQQALSHPARARRPAS
- a CDS encoding DUF4180 domain-containing protein — protein: MSTLQTIHGVPVLICGSEGERISGEGDVMDLIGNAMYQGVQWIAIPAERFDETFFRLSTRVAGDVVQKFVNYRVGLAVLGDISRHTTNSPALRDFVRECNRGRQTWFLTDAAELHDRLGPPAASEA
- a CDS encoding class I SAM-dependent methyltransferase produces the protein MDIRGDLRPDGHAPPSERCAHGGRPGEAYAVSAEFYDLLHARAYHRHALALAAPAAAARVGIVEVGAGTGLVTEVLIGASTVPVHAVEPAAAMRAVLLSRLHPPAGGSAGDRVTVHACSALELSLRGQADLAVCLRMVPCLPPAERRALWRVLADLLVPGGLLFLDRPPAGLPAQPVRRGLGEVRLGIDTYRGQLTQRAEDGRIRYDYTYLVCRQGRMLRHARESFLLWPLTRRALAEELTAAGLALEDDLTPDVLQVRRGSGL